The Caenorhabditis elegans chromosome II genome has a segment encoding these proteins:
- the noa-1 gene encoding G domain-containing protein (Confirmed by transcript evidence): protein MRGDIFLVGCTNAGKSTMFNALLQSDLCKVRAVDLVDRATTSIWPGTTISLLKFPVMKPGPYRLEMRRRRLMAHRAWAKKEMYARKLLLTETGDDRYAIPTALIQNTYKASEEELQPMALRELHGEEEDEAEEDEKQRKLEERRKYSLEDPIFARGKWCYDTPGTVNDNQCLSLFTLEELLNVTPRRVLRPHTVLVKPGESLLIGGVARLDIEQVARAGQVLLTTFVNEQLPLNVMPTHECEDFYRKWLGTRALLVPQGQEAAGGRMTSWPGFRGENGEMGRRFEMRGRLKDEGGCCDIVLSSIGWVMVTSERDVTLSAFTPANKGITARIQPILPYSASLRGKRLPGSRFYKVQPIQFPVNIKRKRAEARKRDERKKERQENSQNNL, encoded by the exons ATGCGTGGAGACATTTTCCTCGTCGGATGCACAAATGCTGGAAAATC AACCATGTTCAACGCGCTTCTCCAATCGGATCTGTGCAAAGTTCGAGCCGTGGATCTTGTCGATCGAGCCACCACCAGTATTTGGCCAGGGACTACG atctccCTTCTCAAATTCCCGGTAATGAAGCCGGGTCCGTATCGGCTCGAAATGCGTCGCCGCCGACTAATGGCTCACCGAGCATGGGCCAAAAAGGAGATGTACGCGCGAAAGCTTCTGCTCACCGAGACCGGAGACGATCGATACGCAATTCCTACGGCACTGATTCAGAATACATATAAGGCATCGGAAGAGGAGCTTCAGCCAATGGCTCTGAGAGAGCTTCACGGAGAGGAGGAGGATGAAGCGGAGGAAGATGAGAAGCAGAGAAAACTGGAGGAACGACGGAAATATTCACTTGAAGATCCGATTTTTGCCCGGGGAAAATGGTGTTATGACACTCCGGGGACTGTTAATGATAATCAATGCTTATCACTTTTCACCTTGGAAGAGCTGCTCAATGTGACACCCCGCCGAGTCCTGCGACCCCATACAGTACTCGTGAAGCCCGGCGAGTCGTTGCTCATTGGCGGAGTCGCTAGGCTTGATATTGAGCAAGTTGCCCGCGCCGGCCAAGTTCTCCTGACAACTTTTGTCAATGAGCAGCTTCCTCTGAATGTGATGCCAACTCACGAATGTGAGGATTTCTATCGGAAATGGCTCGGCACACGGGCTCTTCTTGTACCACAGGGACAAGAAGCCGCCGGCGGGAGAATGACGTCATGGCCGGGATTTCGAGGAGAAAATGGGGAGATGGGGCGACGATTTGAGATGCGGGGGCGGCTGAAGGATGAGGGAGGATGCTGTGATATTGTGTTGAGCTCGATTGGATGGGTTATGGTGACGTCGGAGAGGGATGTTACGTTGAG TGCCTTCACCCCTGCGAACAAAGGAATCACTGCCCGAATCCAACCAATTCTACCGTATTCGGCTTCTCTACGTGGAAAACGTCTACCCGGAAGCCGATTTTACAAGGTTCAACCTATTCAATTTCCGGTgaatattaaaagaaaacgGGCTGAAGCAAGGAAACGAGATGAGAGGAAGAAGGAACGACAGGAAAATTCTCAGAAtaatttataa
- the noa-1 gene encoding G domain-containing protein (Confirmed by transcript evidence) produces MLRSCGIRYLSTRRDIQKTLDAVKRLKINRTAQVGEIHRRWSEFEREQLNSGDLRDPGASRYSTESMLGEMMLSQEPSYQKILEKRAPPKVEAVKDRGDQGEAASFPLKSVSVGAEASKAQGSEAEAEGSTEGSSDRGFYVEADVFVDEYVAGSSLDLDPGDRMVATREYFGGDDAVEHISFQRPGQRAEGLQEGSGKDQDLSDDLSSEPGMIGTVDEEIPASSRKCTGCGANFHCKDSSLPGFVPLEILEKIDRRSVDQSLCKRCHLLQEHNFLLNVNVCDVDYTRMMGELKKQPESLVVLVVDVTDLPGSIYPRLASVVGSRRPMIVVGNKVDLLPPDARTGYMWRFKKTVERAVEKAGLLENFHILHTALVSAKTGYGIEELITEIYLKYTNVKLGMRGDIFLVGCTNAGKSTMFNALLQSDLCKVRAVDLVDRATTSIWPGTTISLLKFPVMKPGPYRLEMRRRRLMAHRAWAKKEMYARKLLLTETGDDRYAIPTALIQNTYKASEEELQPMALRELHGEEEDEAEEDEKQRKLEERRKYSLEDPIFARGKWCYDTPGTVNDNQCLSLFTLEELLNVTPRRVLRPHTVLVKPGESLLIGGVARLDIEQVARAGQVLLTTFVNEQLPLNVMPTHECEDFYRKWLGTRALLVPQGQEAAGGRMTSWPGFRGENGEMGRRFEMRGRLKDEGGCCDIVLSSIGWVMVTSERDVTLSAFTPANKGITARIQPILPYSASLRGKRLPGSRFYKVQPIQFPVNIKRKRAEARKRDERKKERQENSQNNL; encoded by the exons atgcTAAGATCCTGTGGAATCCGATACCTGAGCACACGTCGGGACATCCAGAAGACGCTGGACGCGGTGAAGCGTCTGAAGATCAACCGAACCGCCCAAGTCGGCGAGATTCACCGAAGATGGTCGGAATTTGAACGGGAGCAGTTGAATTCGGGGGATCTTCGGGATCCCGGTGCTTCTAGATATTCGACAGAGTCAATGCTCGGCGAGATGATGCTCAGCCAGGAGCCCAGCTATCAGAAGATTCTGGAGAAGAGGGCTCCGCCGAAGGTTGAAGCTGTGAAGGATCGGGGAGATCAGGGAGAAGCTGCTAGTTTCCCATTGAAGTCGGTTTCAGTTGGAGCTGAAGCTTCAAAAGCTCAGGGCTCCGAAGCTGAAGCTGAAGGATCCACCGAAGGTTCCTCAGACCGAGGCTTCTACGTTGAAGCTGACGTCTTTGTCGACGAATACGTGGCGGGAAGCTCTCTAGACCTGGACCCCGGCGACAGGATGGTAGCCACCCGGGAATACTTTGGCGGTGATGATGCTGTAGAGCACATTTCCTTCCAAAGACCCGGGCAGAGGGCTGAAGGGCTTCAAGAAGGATCAGGGAAGGATCAGGATCTATCGGATGATCTGAGCTCCGAACCTGGCATGATCGGAACTGTCGATGAGGAGATCCCGGCGAGCTCGCGAAAATGCACGGGGTGCGGAGCAAATTTCCACTGTAAAGATAGCTCCCTGCCGGGATTTGTGCCTCTGGAGATTTTGGAGAAGATTGACAGAAGATCTGTAGATCAGAGCCTCTGCAAGCGGTGTCACCTGCTCCAGGAGCACAATTTTCTGCTCAATGTCAATGTATGCGATGTGGACTACACTCGAATGATGGGCGAGCTTAAGAAGCAGCCCGAGTCGCTTGTGGTGCTTGTCGTTGATGTTACGGATCTTCCCGGAAGCATCTACCCGAGGCTTGCGTCGGTTGTTGGAAGCCGTCGGCCGATGATTGTGGTGGGGAATAAGGTGGACTTGTTGCCGCCTGACGCTCGGACGGGTTATATGTGGAGATTTAAGAAGACGGTGGAGAGAGCTGTCGAGAAGGCTGGATTGTTGGAGAA cttccACATCCTCCACACAGCGTTGGTCAGTGCCAAGACAGGATACGGAATCGAGGAGCTCatcactgaaatttatttgaagtATACGAATGTTAAGCTAGGAATGCGTGGAGACATTTTCCTCGTCGGATGCACAAATGCTGGAAAATC AACCATGTTCAACGCGCTTCTCCAATCGGATCTGTGCAAAGTTCGAGCCGTGGATCTTGTCGATCGAGCCACCACCAGTATTTGGCCAGGGACTACG atctccCTTCTCAAATTCCCGGTAATGAAGCCGGGTCCGTATCGGCTCGAAATGCGTCGCCGCCGACTAATGGCTCACCGAGCATGGGCCAAAAAGGAGATGTACGCGCGAAAGCTTCTGCTCACCGAGACCGGAGACGATCGATACGCAATTCCTACGGCACTGATTCAGAATACATATAAGGCATCGGAAGAGGAGCTTCAGCCAATGGCTCTGAGAGAGCTTCACGGAGAGGAGGAGGATGAAGCGGAGGAAGATGAGAAGCAGAGAAAACTGGAGGAACGACGGAAATATTCACTTGAAGATCCGATTTTTGCCCGGGGAAAATGGTGTTATGACACTCCGGGGACTGTTAATGATAATCAATGCTTATCACTTTTCACCTTGGAAGAGCTGCTCAATGTGACACCCCGCCGAGTCCTGCGACCCCATACAGTACTCGTGAAGCCCGGCGAGTCGTTGCTCATTGGCGGAGTCGCTAGGCTTGATATTGAGCAAGTTGCCCGCGCCGGCCAAGTTCTCCTGACAACTTTTGTCAATGAGCAGCTTCCTCTGAATGTGATGCCAACTCACGAATGTGAGGATTTCTATCGGAAATGGCTCGGCACACGGGCTCTTCTTGTACCACAGGGACAAGAAGCCGCCGGCGGGAGAATGACGTCATGGCCGGGATTTCGAGGAGAAAATGGGGAGATGGGGCGACGATTTGAGATGCGGGGGCGGCTGAAGGATGAGGGAGGATGCTGTGATATTGTGTTGAGCTCGATTGGATGGGTTATGGTGACGTCGGAGAGGGATGTTACGTTGAG TGCCTTCACCCCTGCGAACAAAGGAATCACTGCCCGAATCCAACCAATTCTACCGTATTCGGCTTCTCTACGTGGAAAACGTCTACCCGGAAGCCGATTTTACAAGGTTCAACCTATTCAATTTCCGGTgaatattaaaagaaaacgGGCTGAAGCAAGGAAACGAGATGAGAGGAAGAAGGAACGACAGGAAAATTCTCAGAAtaatttataa
- the Y48E1B.17 gene encoding PIG-P domain-containing protein (Confirmed by transcript evidence) has product MTSTESSSTTKKTPKTPLPSEEIHLPGPHPARGIYGFALYIVSWTLFVIYLIWAITPVPILYRLGITYIPSKLWALAIGIFFPTAACLYVTVIFLINCWNFYGIFDNVQEVTNDFGERSKSNSIDSLSSSSTESPKKAKKC; this is encoded by the exons ATGACCTCCACCGAATCTTCCTCTACAAccaaaaaaactccaaaaaccCCACTACCATCTGAAGAAATCCATCTCCCAGGACCCCATCCGGCTCGTGGAATCTACGGATTTGCTCTCTACATCGTCTCCTGGACACTTTTTGTGATCTACCTGATTTGGGCGATCACGCCGGTCCCGATTTTGTATCGATTGG GAATCACGTACATCCCATCAAAACTCTGGGCTCTCGCAATCGGAATCTTCTTCCCGACGGCCGCCTGCCTCTACGTCACCgtaatttttctgatcaaCTGCTGGAACTTTTACGGAATCTTTGATAACGTTCAGGAGGTCACCAACGATTTCGGCGAACGCTCGAAATCCAATTCAATCGATAGTTTGAGCAGCAGCTCTACGGAGAGCccgaaaaaagcgaaaaaatgcTAA
- the ddl-2 gene encoding WASH complex subunit homolog 1 (Confirmed by transcript evidence), with product MYHVPLIPRDAGREETIFRINQSLQKLLRVSDEIFDRVEHRITRIHGKAEAIDRRTEVLEKKLESLQESDKVITFTLPRQLPKLPEEPPTSTSLFRINIDTEHFPGSEELPAFRRADDHVLRPCEPIDFTYELNKPDKFFLTSQVLKEYEQKGWERYKKRLLGGLRELSRSPEHIAELFYAGTSIPAFEGVSGDFSKKALDADDDGGTSRSGRTTDELAQLRLHEQLLEDTALSSTLMQEDSLDDNHPLAFRINFNEKKKKTAKMVEMPDSLPNLKGHAHDFTLRDPEIDEDRLLDILPADDQIPEASEPTEAEADAPTTFILPPPPPPMKLDPSPQPAATPVEITEIPPIISPPAPPPPPPPPPPPPPPQTPSASSSVTFSPTKSVDGGRSDLMAAIRAAGGAGNAKLSRIAEKPKRKGKFDGILESSALLGASETPRNSAPAPDGGGGGGDLMSALSKALDARRKAINGKVEAQPPAKVSSTIPAPPNFDDEEWD from the exons ATGTACCATGTTCCGCTGATTCCACGCGACGCTGGCCGCGAGGAGACCATTTTTCGAATCAATCAGTCGTTGCAGAAGCTTCTGCGAGTTTCTGATGAGATTTTCGATCGGGTCGAGCACAGAATTACGAGGATTCATGGGAAGGCTGAGGCGATTGATAGAAGGACGGAGGTGTTGGAGAAGAAGCTTGAGAGCTTGCAGGAG TCCGACAAAGTGATCACGTTCACCCTGCCCCGCCAACTTCCAAAACTCCCCGAAGAGCCCCCCACCTCAACATCTCTCTTCCGAATAAACATCGACACTGAGCATTTCCCGGGCTCCGAAGAGCTTCCAGCATTCCGCCGAGCCGATGATCATGTGCTCCGACCCTGTGAGCCCATCGACTTTACCTATGAGCTTAACAAACCCGACAAGTTCTTCCTGACGAGTCAAGTACTGAAAGAGTATGAGCAGAAGGGATGGGAACGGTACAAGAAGCGGCTGCTCGGAGGGCTCAGGGAGCTCTCCAGGAGCCCAGAGCACATCGCTGAGCTCTTCTACGCGGGCACCTCAATTCCAGCTTTCGAAGGTGTTTCTGGAGATTTCAGCAAGAAGGCTCTTGACGCGGATGATGATGGTGGGACATCTAGAAGTGGACGGACGACGGATGAGCTGGCTCAGCTTCGGCTCCACGAGCAACTGCTTGAGGATACGGCACTGAGCAGTACTCTAATGCAGGAAGATTCTTTGGATGATAATCATCCGTTGGCATTTCGGATTAATTTtaatgagaagaagaagaagacggcGAAAATGGTTGAGATGCCTGATAGTTTGCCTAATTTGAAAG GCCACGCCCACGATTTCACTCTCCGCGACCCGGAAATCGATGAGGATCGGCTTCTAGACATCCTTCCAGCAGATGATCAGATTCCTGAAGCATCGGAGCCCACTGAAGCTGAAGCTGATGCTCCGACGACGTTCATtcttccaccaccaccaccaccgatGAAGCTTGATCCTTCTCCTCAGCCAGCTGCAACTCCAGTAGAGATCACAGAGATTCCTCCGATCATCTCACCTCCAgcaccaccaccgccacctccaccaccgccacctccacctccaccgCAGACCCCATCAGCAAGCTCCTCCGTAACCTTCAGCCCCACGAAATCCGTCGACGGAGGCCGTTCAGACTTGATGGCTGCGATCCGAGCAGCCGGTGGAGCTGGAAATGCGAAACTCAGCAGGATTGCCGAAAAGCCGAAGCGGAAGGGGAAATTCGATGGGATTCTTGAGTCGTCGGCTCTTCTCGGAGCATCGGAAACGCCGAGAAATTCAGCACCAGCTCCAGacggcggtggtggtggtggagacTTGATGTCGGCATTGTCGAAGGCACTGGATGCACGAAGGAAGGCGATCAATGGGAAAGTGGAAGCCCAGCCGCCGGCCAAGGTTTCATCCACGATTCCGGCTCCACCGAATTTTGATGATGAGGAATGGGACTGA